Part of the Tolypothrix sp. PCC 7910 genome, ATGAATATACACACTTTTGATAATCATTATGTTACTTGTCCCATTTGCCAAAGAAATGCCACGCCGAAAAAGATTAAGACGTGCATTGGCTTATTTAGTTGTCCCTATTGCCAAGAAAAACTTGTAGTTTGCCAAAGCGGTCATTATGTACGCGATCCGTTTACTCTTAAACAGATGATGGTTTCTTCGGCGCTACGTCGTCAAAGTAGTCCTTTAGCAAGAATTATCCGAGATTTCGTCTTCCTAAAGCGTCCTGTAGTAGCAATGGCTGTGGGCAGCATGATTCTCTTGAGTATGCTTGCTATTACTCAGCAGAATACAAGTAGCGGACAGGAAAATCTTCCCCAGGTAGAGAAAATAGATAAAAAATTTCAGTAAAGTTATTTACTGGTATAAATTATAGTATTATATACTTCTGGTAATCAGAAAATCAAGTATAACATTAATCACACCGTATACTATACCAACCAGGGAGTATACGGTTTAATTTTGGTGAGAGGTTCGGGATTGGGGAACTCGGGGCCCCACGACCCCAGGGAGTGGGGATTAGGGGTAATGAGGACTGGGGATAAGGGAGATGAGGAGGATAAGGGGGCAGAGGAGAAATTCCCATTACCAATGCCCAATGCCCCATGCCCATTGTCATAAGTAAAAAGCTAATGACTAATTGCACCTTTAGCCATTAGCAAGTCTTTATTACCTGTTATCCATTGCTGGTATGACTACAAGTTTTAACTGGCGAATTCCGCACGCAATTGATTAACAACCCGATCTAGCCCGACAGAATGGGCAGCTTTGAACAATAAACGATCGCCTTCTTGGACAAATGTCTTTAATCTGGCTACTAATTCCGCATGGCTGGTAAAACATTCTGAGGGAATGCCTTCTGCGCTTTTGGCGATCGCTTCGGCATCCTGTCCATCAACTAAAACTAACAAGCCGTCTAATTTTAACTTTTGCACTGTCTCACCAACTCGCTGGTGCAATTGTGGCGATCGCTCTCCTAATTCTTTCATTGCACCTAAAACCGCTATTTTGCGTTTTCCGGGTGTGTCTGCTAATAATTGCAATGCTGCTAACATAGCTTCCGGCGCGGCATTGTAAGTTTCATCTAAGATTACCACGTCATTGGGCAAGGCAAAACGTTGCGATCGCCCTGTGGGCATATCAACATTTACACCCGCTTGCAAAGATGCCCAATCAATTCCTACTACCTTAGCTACAGCTAAAGCTGCCAAGAAATTTGTGACATTGTGACGGCCTGGGAGGGGTAGAGGTAGCTGGAAATTTTCTATTGCCAGTGTCTCATTCTCAATTAGTTGCCCGGAAATATCTCCGCCAGATAAGCCGTAAGTGATGACTTTTCCTTGCCAAACTTTGGCGGCTGTGGAAATTAATAGTGGATTATCTTGATTGAGAATAGCGATGCTATCTTTGGGCATTTCGGCTAATAACTCGCATTTTGCCTGAGCGATCGCAGCTTCGGAACCAAGTAATTCAATGTGTGCTGTGCCGACATTGGTAATAACTCCAATTGTAGGATTGGCGATGTGGGTTAATTCTGCAATCTGTCCTTGACCCCGCATAGCCATTTCAATCACGGCATAATCATGTTCTAGGCTAAGTTCTAGGAGAGTTTTCGGCACACCAATTTCGTTATTAAAATTCCCGTAAGTCTTGTGCACACGTCCCTTTGTCGCCAAAACTGCGGCAATTAGTTCCTTAGTTGTGGTTTTACCCACAGAACCAGTTACCCCAATCACCGGAATTTGAAAGCGATCGCGCCACCAACGAGCAATTTTCTGATAGGCTTCTAGAGTATTTTTGACCTGTAATGCCGGAAACCCAGGATTTTCATAATCAAAATCAACAATAGCCGCAATCGCACCTTTAGCGATCGCAGTAGCAACAAACTCGTGCCCATCAAACTTTTCACCTCGCAAAGCCACAAACACTTCACCTGGCTTAATCAGCCGAGTGTCTGTTTGGATACTGCTGCCTAATTGTGTTAAAGCGGCTGCTGATAAGTTGACAGGCTGGGCTAAAAGAATTTCAACCAGTTGATTTAAAGTGGCAGAACAAGGCATAAAAGTGGAAATTGTTCCCAAGAATAAATTATTGAAATTTTAGTAGTAAAAAGTCTGAAGGTGACAAATATTTTTTGGTCTGGGGACTGGGGACTGGGGATTGGGGATTGGGGATTGGGGACTGGGGTAAAGGGGAATAACAAACAGCAAATGACGAATGACGAATGACAAATGACAAATGACAAATGACAATTACCCATTACCATATCCGAAAAAATGATACTATGCTGTCGGAAGGCTGTGACTCCGTGTGTGCATTGATTAATGAAAAACTCCAGCCAGGAGGGAAAGAAGTTTCCAATGCCCAATGCCCAATGCCCCCAGCGGCGGGGCGGCTATTCCTCTCTATTCCCGGATAGGAGTTTCCCGCCGCTTTCCATGAATGTTAGCGAAAGGTAGCGGAATTATGCTTTGTATAGAAGATCTGCTGACTCTGGAACTATTTCAAACTTTGCCACGGAACCGTCTGGATTGGATATGCGATCGCTCTCAAATACTTGACCTCAGTACTGATGAAATATTGGTATCCGAAGGCGATCCTGCAAGTGGCTTTTTTATTATGTTGTCTGGGCGCATGGGATTGACTAGGCGCAGTGATGGTATGGAAATGCCTATCGGACAGCACGAAGCACCTAGCTTTTTTGGGGAAATTCCCATACTGACAGGCGATCCTAACCCAGTGACAGTACGCGCCCTCACTGACTGTCATCTATATAAACTATCAAGTGAAGATTTCCTGACATTGCTGCATGAGTGTCGCAACTTTGAGCAGGTAATTTTTAAAACTGTTGCCAAGCGATCGCGTGGATTAGAATCTTTCATCCGCAATCGGGAGAAAATGGCAGCTTTAGGCACTCTAGCAGCAGGACTAGCCCACGAACTCAATAATCCAGCCGCCGCCTTGGTTCGCGCTTTGCGAGATATCACCCCAGCATTACTAGAACTGCAACGCATGAATCTGGTGTATGGACAGCATCAAGTTGATGCAGAACACACTACACAATGGATTAAAGCGCGTGATGAGGGGTATGAGACAATTACCCACAAGCGGGTTGATCCGATGACTTTGAGCGATCGCGAAGATGAATTGCTTGATTGGTTAGAAGATTATGGTGTGGAGGATGCTTGGAAACTAGCTGGGCCTCTAGCCGAAGGGGGTGTCGCAATTGCCACACTAGAAGAATTAACTGAACGCTGGCAGGATGATAAGACAGAAATGGGTAGCATGGGCTTGCGTTGGTTAGCCCTTTCCTTTGAAGTCATGTCTATGATTACCAGTGGCTTACGCGGTGCAGAAAGAATTGCTGAACTGGTGCAATCGATGAAGTCTTATTCCCATTTAGATCAGGGCGCAAGACAACTAGTTGATGTGCATGAAGGTTTAGAAGATACCCTACGATTATTCTCATATAAGCTGAAGCAAGGCGTAGAAATCCGCAGATCCTATAGTCTGGAAATGCCTAAAATTTTAGCTTATGGCAGCGAATTAAATCAGGTTTGGACTAATTTGATTGACAATGCCATTGATGCAATGGATGAAAAAGGCATATTAGAAATTATTACTACATCGTATAGCGATCGCATCGAAATCCAAATTACAGACTCTGGATCGGGTATTCCTCAAGAGATTAAATCACGAATTTTCGAGCCATTTTTCACAACCAAAGCTGTTGGTAAAGGTTCCGGCTTAGGCTTAGAAGTAGTACGCCGAATCGTAGAAATCCGCCACCAAGGAAGTATTACAGTAGATTCCCAACCAGGGAAAACGCAATTTACTATTTGTCTCCCGATTGCTTGAGACTGGGGATTGGGGACAACGGGAAATAAGTAATTACCAATTACCAATTACCAAATGACAAATGACAAACCTGTAAAATTTCTGATTGGTTGTGCCGTTTGGGCATATAAAGGATGGGTGGGTGAACTATATCCTTCAGGTACTCGCACAGCTGAGTTTCTTTCTCTCTACAGTCGCCGCTTCACTACTGTGGAGGGAAATACTACTTTCTACGCTATACCTAACCAGGAAACTGTTACCCGTTGGGCGACGGAAACACCCCCAGGTTTTGAATTTTGTTTGAAATTACCACGTGATATCACTCATCAGGGGTTGTTGCAACCATATATCCCTGCGGCTTTACAATTTCTGGAAGGGATGCGTCCTTTGGGTAAGCGTCTTGGCCCAATATTTGCTCAATTACCACCAAGTTACGCACCTATATTAATGGAAGATTTGGCTAGCTTTCTAGAAGCTTGGCCGCGTACAGATGCACCCCTAGCGCTAGAAGTTCGCCATCCAGATTGGTTTAAGGAACCCCATGCTAGTAATTTGACGGCGCTGTTAGAAAAACTCAATGTTGGCAGAGTACTGTTAGACTCGCGCCCAATCTATACTGGAGATGATGACCCTCAACTAAATTCAGAACGACGCAAACCAAAATTACCAGTACAATTTAGCGTCACAGCACCTTTTACCCTAATTCGCTTTATCTCACACCCAAATTTACCCGTGAATCAGCCTTTTATGGAAGAGTGGGTAATGCAGATTCAGCAGTGGTTAAAGGCAGGAGTGCAAATTTATTTCTTTGTTCATTGTCCTATAGAAGAGCGATCGCCCAGCACAGCCCGTCACTTTCAAAATTTACTGGAACAGAATGGTATAAAAGTTCCTCCCTTACCTTGGAATAACCTCGGTCAGCCACCCAATCAGCTCAGTTTATGGGATTTGTAAAGCATAGGCTAGGCACTAGTTATCATTTAGGTGAGAACGAAAGATTTTACATTGCTGACCCTAAAAACTAGTCCCTAGCCCCTATTTGCAGATCTTAAGTTGAGAACATTCCTTTATTTGGTTTTTCTGGAATTACCGCGTAAGCATCTATTTCAAATAACATCCGGTCAAGTGCCAATCTAGGAACAGGGATGAGAGTGTTTGCTGGTGGTTTATTCCCCCATAAATTAGCAATTTCACGTCCTAAGGGTATTAATTTATCTTGAGTGTGATTAACTATAAGCACAGTAGTTTTGGCTACATCTTCTGGTCTTGCGCCCACCGCTTGTAAGGCAAAGCGGAGGTTCTGAAAAGCCCTTACTAACTGCTCTTCATAATCATCAGAAATCACATTGCCTTGCAAATCTGAACCAAATTGACCAGAAATATAAACAGTTTTTGCCTTTGCTGGTGTAACAGCTATATGACTATAGCCATTTTGGGGCGCATTATATAGCGTTGGTGGGTTTACCAGTTCCACATCTTTTTTTTCTTGAGCATTCACTTCAGTTTGTGTTCCTGCGATAAAGGTGGTGCCTAAACCTGCACCACCAAGCCACAAAAGTGCATTGCGTCGCGATAATTTACTTACTAGTGAATTTACTGTACTGGTAATACGCTGAGACATTAAAGCTCCTTAAATAAATACTTCAGTAAGTCAGCAATTGAACATAACAATATTCAAAAAGATAAATTGAAAAAGCTTTACTTTTTCTTCCTTAAAACTTTATATATTGCTTGAATCAAGTGTACTTACTTACGAAAAATCAATTACATATTAAGCATAAAATGAAACTTGCTAATAGTAAAGTAAAACCTGAACAACGGATAGTTTAAAAATATAATTTCAGGAGCTAACAAATTTACTAAAAAATTCAAACTTTTCGTGACTAAATCACTCTGATAAAAGAAAAATAGCGTTCCATATTTGCGCTGAATTTACCAATTTCTAGAATTAGTAAATTCAGGGATGTCATTATAATAGATTTGCGCTAGAAATGTGGAGCTTATACTAAAATTTTCAACTGATGCCAAAAACCATAATTATATTGTTAAAACAAGATTCTGGGGCGGTCTAAATGTCATCGGAAACCAGTTTCCTGATTTATAACTCTAGTTTGCAAGTTGCCAGTGATATTAATGCAATGACAACAGTATTAGAGTGGTTTGATCAATTTAATTGCTCACCGTTAACTGATCGGGTATGGATAGAAGGACAAACAGCTTTGATTGAAGGCTTTACAAATGTAGTTCGCCATGCCCATAAACACCTTAGTCCTCAAACTCCTATTGATTTAACAGTCCAAATTTCCGCTGATTATTTTCAGCTTTGTATCTGGGATCAAGGCGATATTTTTAATTTAGAAGTGGCTTTAGAAAATCTCAGCCAACAAACCAGCGATTATACATTCAATCCTTTAAATCATGAAGCTCATTGGGGGTGCATCTTCTTACTTAAGCTGAGAAACAAATATAGCTGGAAAATTAGCTATACCCGCGAATCAGACGCTAGAAACTGTTTATTGCTAAAGAAAAAAATAGTTGCTTAAATAGATTACTAGCTGATTTAGTCTTGTCATTTATTTTTACCGAAACATTTTTGTAACTAAAATTATGGCTTACCAATTAAAAGTAATTCAGCCTCAGGGAACTTTTGATGGAAGAAATGGGAGAAAAGTTTGTGAGGAAATGGTCAAAATTATGGGTTCGGGTGTCAAAACTATTTTGATTGATTTTCAATATATTACTTTTATGGATAGTTCTGGATTTGGTACCTTGTTATTGACACTAAAAACTGTGCGGCAACAACAGGGTAGGCTGGTACTGTGTTCCATAAACGAGCAAATTAAAATGATTCTAGATCTGAGTGATACAACACAGGCTTTTGAAGTATTTCCCAACCAAGCATCATTTATGCAGGAAGTTACTCAGCACCAAACTTGATTTCAATTAAAGAGCAGTCATCTGTAAATATTTGACTGCCCGTACTAATTTTTACATATTCTAAAATTGAGTCTATATCTAATTGTAATGATTGATGATTTTCAGTTAATAAATCGATAAAACCATTCAAGTTCAACAGTAAACCATCACGCTTTTCAACTTCATAAACTCCATCACTAAAAACATAAAGTTTACTAGTAGGTTTAACATCACATACATCATTATAATATTTTGGTTCGGGAGACACGCCAATTGGTAGACTACGGGTAACGAGTTTTTTCACCTCTAAACCAGTATCACATCCAGCAGATTTAGAAAGCATTAAAGCCGGAGGGTGCCCAGCGCTAGCGTATGTTAGTTGATAAGAACTACGGTTAAAAACTCCATACCAAATGGTAAAGTACTGAAAATTTTGCTGATCCATTTGAAAGAAATTATTCAAATCTTGCAGCACTTGACATGGATCATAAAGACTAGCATGGGGCAAAGAATGCGATCGCAACATATTATGCACCGAAATTGAAGGCAGCGCCGCAGCTAATCCATGTCCAGAAACATCTAGGAGATAAATTACCAAGTGATCGTCATCTAGCCAGTAGTAATCAAAGCAATCGCCACCCAATTGACTAGAGGGTAAAAATCTCGAGTTGATTGTGACTAATCCCGTCATCGGTGCAGGTAACAGAGATTTGACGTAATCAGCAGCTTCGCTCAACTCTGTTTCTAAAAGCTGTTTTTGGATCTGTAAATCTTTAGCTAATTTCTGCAGTTCTTGATTAGCTTGATATAGCCTCAATCCGGCTCTGACTCTGGCTTTTAATTCGCTCACCTCAATAGGTTTACTCAAAAAATCATCTGCACCAGTATCTAAACCTTGTACTCTGTCTTCAACTGCTTTGCGTGATGTTAGCAGAATAAAAAAGCTATTAGATAGCGATGGTTCAGATTTAATTTTGCGACATACTTCTAAGCCATCCATTTCCTCCATTTGCCAATCACAAATGATGAGTGCTGGACGGTATTTTTCAGCTTGTTCTAGTCCCTGTTCACCACTAGAGGCAAGAATAACTTCATATTCCTGATCTTGCAGGGCTTGCCTCAAAATCAGTTGGATCACCCGATCATCATCAATTACTAATATTTTGATTTTGGTATTAGATATTTCATCCATTTGTGTATTTGGGACTGGGAACTGGGTAATGGGTAATGAGTAATGGGGAATAAGGAAATAAGAATAATCAATAATCTTTGACTCTTGTACAGACGCGATTAATCGCGTCTCTTTGACTCTTGACAAATCTTCCATCATTCCTGGCGTTTGTGGGATGATGGCTGGAAAAGTTGCTGAGTAACGAGTAAAAATACTAATTTCTAGTCTTTACTTAGTTAGTATTCCCTGAAGTACTGCGATCGCACTCTGATATTCAGTTTCTAGTTGATTAACTAGCCCAGATAGTTGCTCCCATGATTGCTCTTTGGCAGATGTTTCTAAGGTTTCACAAATTTTGCCCAAATTAACAGCACCAATACTAACACTAGGCGATCGCAAAGCATGAGCTGCTTTTTGTAACTTGGCGCGTTCTTGTTGAACCAGAGCATCTTTCATTGTCTGGATTCTTGTGGGGGTATCTTCTAGGTAAACCTCGATTAGTTCCGCGACTAGGCGATCGCCTTCACTACCGCCTAGGATTTGCAATTCTTGCAGAATACTTAAATCAATAGCCGCGACTAAATTCATCTCCAGGGGTGGAGGCGGTAAGACTAACTCAGCAGGTAGAGGAGTAGGCACAGAAGGCTGGGAAACTTGATAATGCTGAGTCACAAACTTGTTGAGAACTGCTTCTAGCGCCTCTAAATGAATCGGCTTACTGACATAATCATCCATACCCACAGATAAGCATTCTTGCCTATCTTCAGGTCGAGCATGGGCAGTCATGGCAATTATCCAAGGTTGAGTCGCCTGTGAAAAATCCCCACGAATCCGGGAAGTTGTCTCCCAGCCGTCCATTTCTGGCATTTGGATGTCCATAAACACAACATCATAGAGTTGCCGTTGCAAGGATTCTAAAGCTTCTCGTCCATTATTGGCGACATCTGCCCGATAACCTAGCCGATCCAACATCTTGAGGGCTATTTTCTGATTCACCAACACATCCTCAACCAGCAGAATCTTCAAGTTTGAGCTTTGAGCAACCTGGGTATCAATTGTTGAGATATGGGATGCAGACAAGCGGGAGTAAGAAGGTATATTAACCTTGCCATCAACCAGGCGTGTAGACCAGCTACCACGGACAATTTGTAGTAATGTGTTATGCAACTGATACTGGCGCACAGGCTTATTCACAAAGGCAGTA contains:
- the murF gene encoding UDP-N-acetylmuramoyl-tripeptide--D-alanyl-D-alanine ligase, giving the protein MPCSATLNQLVEILLAQPVNLSAAALTQLGSSIQTDTRLIKPGEVFVALRGEKFDGHEFVATAIAKGAIAAIVDFDYENPGFPALQVKNTLEAYQKIARWWRDRFQIPVIGVTGSVGKTTTKELIAAVLATKGRVHKTYGNFNNEIGVPKTLLELSLEHDYAVIEMAMRGQGQIAELTHIANPTIGVITNVGTAHIELLGSEAAIAQAKCELLAEMPKDSIAILNQDNPLLISTAAKVWQGKVITYGLSGGDISGQLIENETLAIENFQLPLPLPGRHNVTNFLAALAVAKVVGIDWASLQAGVNVDMPTGRSQRFALPNDVVILDETYNAAPEAMLAALQLLADTPGKRKIAVLGAMKELGERSPQLHQRVGETVQKLKLDGLLVLVDGQDAEAIAKSAEGIPSECFTSHAELVARLKTFVQEGDRLLFKAAHSVGLDRVVNQLRAEFAS
- a CDS encoding ATP-binding protein — its product is MLCIEDLLTLELFQTLPRNRLDWICDRSQILDLSTDEILVSEGDPASGFFIMLSGRMGLTRRSDGMEMPIGQHEAPSFFGEIPILTGDPNPVTVRALTDCHLYKLSSEDFLTLLHECRNFEQVIFKTVAKRSRGLESFIRNREKMAALGTLAAGLAHELNNPAAALVRALRDITPALLELQRMNLVYGQHQVDAEHTTQWIKARDEGYETITHKRVDPMTLSDREDELLDWLEDYGVEDAWKLAGPLAEGGVAIATLEELTERWQDDKTEMGSMGLRWLALSFEVMSMITSGLRGAERIAELVQSMKSYSHLDQGARQLVDVHEGLEDTLRLFSYKLKQGVEIRRSYSLEMPKILAYGSELNQVWTNLIDNAIDAMDEKGILEIITTSYSDRIEIQITDSGSGIPQEIKSRIFEPFFTTKAVGKGSGLGLEVVRRIVEIRHQGSITVDSQPGKTQFTICLPIA
- a CDS encoding DUF72 domain-containing protein codes for the protein MTNDKPVKFLIGCAVWAYKGWVGELYPSGTRTAEFLSLYSRRFTTVEGNTTFYAIPNQETVTRWATETPPGFEFCLKLPRDITHQGLLQPYIPAALQFLEGMRPLGKRLGPIFAQLPPSYAPILMEDLASFLEAWPRTDAPLALEVRHPDWFKEPHASNLTALLEKLNVGRVLLDSRPIYTGDDDPQLNSERRKPKLPVQFSVTAPFTLIRFISHPNLPVNQPFMEEWVMQIQQWLKAGVQIYFFVHCPIEERSPSTARHFQNLLEQNGIKVPPLPWNNLGQPPNQLSLWDL
- a CDS encoding RidA family protein; amino-acid sequence: MSQRITSTVNSLVSKLSRRNALLWLGGAGLGTTFIAGTQTEVNAQEKKDVELVNPPTLYNAPQNGYSHIAVTPAKAKTVYISGQFGSDLQGNVISDDYEEQLVRAFQNLRFALQAVGARPEDVAKTTVLIVNHTQDKLIPLGREIANLWGNKPPANTLIPVPRLALDRMLFEIDAYAVIPEKPNKGMFST
- a CDS encoding anti-sigma regulatory factor, whose product is MSSETSFLIYNSSLQVASDINAMTTVLEWFDQFNCSPLTDRVWIEGQTALIEGFTNVVRHAHKHLSPQTPIDLTVQISADYFQLCIWDQGDIFNLEVALENLSQQTSDYTFNPLNHEAHWGCIFLLKLRNKYSWKISYTRESDARNCLLLKKKIVA
- a CDS encoding STAS domain-containing protein, with translation MAYQLKVIQPQGTFDGRNGRKVCEEMVKIMGSGVKTILIDFQYITFMDSSGFGTLLLTLKTVRQQQGRLVLCSINEQIKMILDLSDTTQAFEVFPNQASFMQEVTQHQT
- a CDS encoding PP2C family protein-serine/threonine phosphatase, with protein sequence MDEISNTKIKILVIDDDRVIQLILRQALQDQEYEVILASSGEQGLEQAEKYRPALIICDWQMEEMDGLEVCRKIKSEPSLSNSFFILLTSRKAVEDRVQGLDTGADDFLSKPIEVSELKARVRAGLRLYQANQELQKLAKDLQIQKQLLETELSEAADYVKSLLPAPMTGLVTINSRFLPSSQLGGDCFDYYWLDDDHLVIYLLDVSGHGLAAALPSISVHNMLRSHSLPHASLYDPCQVLQDLNNFFQMDQQNFQYFTIWYGVFNRSSYQLTYASAGHPPALMLSKSAGCDTGLEVKKLVTRSLPIGVSPEPKYYNDVCDVKPTSKLYVFSDGVYEVEKRDGLLLNLNGFIDLLTENHQSLQLDIDSILEYVKISTGSQIFTDDCSLIEIKFGAE